The genomic region TATGTATTTCTTCACCTTTGGAAAATTTAAGTAATTTTTGTTTATTCCATGTTTCGAGTCCGCCATGCGCTTCGAGAACCTTCACCAATTTAGGTGGATATTGATCTAGATTTACCGAGACCTCTTTCTCTTTTTTTTCTTCTGAAGCACAGGCAACAATAAGTATCGCAAGAAACGCGATTGCAATTAGGTTTTTCATTTTAGATATTTTATTTATTGGTTCTTGGCTTAGACGTGTATTCTGAAGCTTCATTACAAAACGAATTTATTTTTTCTTAGGGTTACATAGAACCACCAAGGGCTAAAAACAGATTAATTCGTTGTACAATTTTTTCACCACGAAGCCTTAACAAGTCGATTTCCGACCGGAATAAATCCATTTGTTGGGTAATTAGATCCCGCATATCGGAAATTCCAACCTTATAACGTTGTTGTTCCAGCTCGAAAGCCCTTAGGTTATTTTTAACGGCCAGATCTAAAAACTGCTCCCGGCTATCTACCACTTCAACAGCATCCAAGGCACTTTCCACATCGGTCAGTGCATTTAATACCGTTCGACTATAAACCTCTACCGCCTGTTTCTGTTGCGCATTTCTAATAACCACATTGGCACGAAGCTCGCCCCCTTGGTAAATAGGTGCTGCAAGTTCACCACCAATGCTACGAATAGGGTTTGAGAACTGGGAGGTAAGATCGATTATCTCACTGGAAATATACCCAAAACCGGCAGTAAGACTTAAATTTGGTAGTTTGGCTGCTTCAGCCTCTCCCACTCTGTAAAAAGCCGCGTTAAATCTATATTGCGCCGCCAAAACATCGGGTCTTCGTTCTAAAACCTGCACAGGGATCCCTGCGGGAATATAGGTGGTAATCTGCGGCAAACTGTTTCTTACCTCTATTTCTGCAGCGGGATATCTACCCAAAAGTAATTCTAAAGACCGTAATTGATTGGAATAAGCCAGTTCTAATTGTTTCACGCCATCTTTTAATCTATTCAAATTAGCTTCGGAAACCACAAAATCGATTTCCGTTCCTATTCCAACGTCAAATCTTTTTTGGGAAAGCTCTCTCATTTTTTCAGAGATTTCCAGCATTTGTTTAGCCAGTTGAATTTGTAAATAGGTTTCAGAAGCCAAATAATAAGATCGTGCTACGGTTGCTGCAAGCGATAATTTTGCAAAAGACATTTCAGCTTCAGAAGCTGCTAAATTAGACTGTTCTGCATTTCTGGCATTTCTTAGTTCTCCCCAAATATCCAATTCCCAAGAAGCCGAAAACAGGGCTCCGTTAAGGCCTCCCCCTAAATTTCCTCCTAGCTTACTGGTTTCCCTTCCTAAGATACTTAAAGCAGGCCTTAAAGCTGCCTGAGCGGCTTGAACATACCCTTGTGCTTCTTCTATACGTGCGCTACTAATACGTAAATCGGGATTATAAGCTAAAGCTTCCAGCACCAAGGTATCTAACAATTCATCATCGAAAGTGCTTAACCAATTTTCTTTTATTCCTAAAGTATCGGCACTATTTTGCCAGGTAGAAGGTAAAATAAAATTAGCAAAAGACTGCTCATAAAGGTCGTCTTCAACAGGCGGCTTTTTTACTGCACAATTTTGAAAAAATGGAAATAGAAGTGCCAGAAGAACTAAACGATATAAATTTGGAATACGGTTTTTCATGTTTTAGTGAAGTTTTAAAACCAGCCAATCCATTTTAGTTCCAACCCTTATAATTACTTTTCTAACTAAATGAATAGGACCTCCATGATCGGTATAAATAGCTCCTTGTCCAACTGCTCCAGGAGCTAAAAACAAGCCTTTTTCTTCTTCCGATAATTTTAAACGTACGGCAAAACGGCCTTCTTCAAAGCCGGTTTCTTGAGTGTCTGGCAATCTTCCGGAGGCCGTTAACTGCCCCTGTGCATTTGCCCAGACAATATGTTCTACTTCGCATTTTATAATACGGTTGGGATATGTTTTCAATGCAATTTCTGCTTCTTGCCCAGCTTCTACGTATCGAATTTCATTTTGCTCGAACAATGCCGTTACCCACTGTTCATCTTCGATAAATGTCATTACCGGTTTTATAGGGAATTGCACAGCCATGGCTCCAGGACGCAACTGTAAATTAACTACCCTTCCGTCTGCGGGTGCCCTATAAACTGTTTGCTCCAATTTCCACTTCGCTTCTTCCAGTTCTGCTTTTGCCTGCTCCAAATCGGCTCTAGCTTGGGCAATTTCAGACAACTCCCCATCGGAAGCTACAGCAGAAATCCGTTGAATATACTGTGATTTCTCTGACTGTGCTGCAGCACGTTGCGCCTGTAAATTCTTTAGGTTGGCCTCTGCCTGCTCATAATCGAATTTAGAGCCAGCTCCAGAAAGCGCCAATTCCCTAGTTTGTTCCAGTCTTTTGGCAGCAAGATCCAATTGCGCATCGATCATGCTTATATTGCTGGAGGCAGCCTCTATTTGGTCTTCCAACTCTTTATCGTACGCTTTAGCACTAATGAGTTTTGCTTCCAACATAGGGATACGTGCCTGTAAATTATTGACCTTTAATTGAAAGGGTTCGGGATCTATTCTATATAGTACATCGCCCTTTTTTACATGCTGATTAGGTTCCACCGGCACTTCGGTCACCAAACCAGTTACTGCTGGTACCACCTCTACATTGTAATTCATTACCCTCACATCGTGGGAAGATGGCGCTACAATATTCAGAAATAATATTAAAATAGATATTGAGACAATGGGAATAATAAAAGAAACTGCTTGGGTAAATGTGTTCCAGGGCAGCCATTTGTATTTAAAGAACACCAGCCATACAATGCCCGAATATATAAGGAGTAGTAGTATTTCCATAATTAGATAATGTAGTTATACTTAAAATAAACTTTTACAATTGTGGGTCTGCAGGTGGTGGGGTCTGTTGCTGCTTTTCTTTGCTTTCCTTGAATTCCTTAATGGTGGTTTCGTGATAATCACCTTGATCGGTTCCATAAGCCATTTTATAAAACACTGGTTTTGTGTAGGCCCAGAGCCAAGCCAAAGGCCATAGCAAACCTCCAAAAAGAAGAGAAAGAAAGCACAATACTTTTATGGCCTGCGCTTGCGGATGATTTCTTTTTTCGGCGATTTTTTCAGGTAATACATGTACAAATAAAAATACGCCAATAGCAACAATGGGACCAATAATTAAGGCCACCCAACTCACCACCTCTGCAATCGCATCTTCGGCAGAGGCGAAAGTTGAAAGCGGCAAAATAAATACCAAAAAAGTTAGCAGTGTTTTAAAGGGGGAAGCAAAATTAAAAAAGGAATGCTTCATAGATGGTGTTTTACTCAAATATAAGAAAAAAGTTGTTAAATTTTTCAACCTCTTTGAATTACAAGGGATTGAAAAATGGGATTTCTTGAAAAATTCGATGTTAATCTATAAAAGTTCAACCAAAATTTATGAAGTAATTCTATGGTACTCCTTCATATTTTCAGAATGCAAAGTATTTATTTAAAAAGCTCGATGATTCTTTCCTTTAAGAGTTATTGGA from Galbibacter sp. BG1 harbors:
- a CDS encoding efflux transporter outer membrane subunit, with product MKNRIPNLYRLVLLALLFPFFQNCAVKKPPVEDDLYEQSFANFILPSTWQNSADTLGIKENWLSTFDDELLDTLVLEALAYNPDLRISSARIEEAQGYVQAAQAALRPALSILGRETSKLGGNLGGGLNGALFSASWELDIWGELRNARNAEQSNLAASEAEMSFAKLSLAATVARSYYLASETYLQIQLAKQMLEISEKMRELSQKRFDVGIGTEIDFVVSEANLNRLKDGVKQLELAYSNQLRSLELLLGRYPAAEIEVRNSLPQITTYIPAGIPVQVLERRPDVLAAQYRFNAAFYRVGEAEAAKLPNLSLTAGFGYISSEIIDLTSQFSNPIRSIGGELAAPIYQGGELRANVVIRNAQQKQAVEVYSRTVLNALTDVESALDAVEVVDSREQFLDLAVKNNLRAFELEQQRYKVGISDMRDLITQQMDLFRSEIDLLRLRGEKIVQRINLFLALGGSM
- a CDS encoding HlyD family secretion protein, translating into MEILLLLIYSGIVWLVFFKYKWLPWNTFTQAVSFIIPIVSISILILFLNIVAPSSHDVRVMNYNVEVVPAVTGLVTEVPVEPNQHVKKGDVLYRIDPEPFQLKVNNLQARIPMLEAKLISAKAYDKELEDQIEAASSNISMIDAQLDLAAKRLEQTRELALSGAGSKFDYEQAEANLKNLQAQRAAAQSEKSQYIQRISAVASDGELSEIAQARADLEQAKAELEEAKWKLEQTVYRAPADGRVVNLQLRPGAMAVQFPIKPVMTFIEDEQWVTALFEQNEIRYVEAGQEAEIALKTYPNRIIKCEVEHIVWANAQGQLTASGRLPDTQETGFEEGRFAVRLKLSEEEKGLFLAPGAVGQGAIYTDHGGPIHLVRKVIIRVGTKMDWLVLKLH
- a CDS encoding DUF3302 domain-containing protein — translated: MKHSFFNFASPFKTLLTFLVFILPLSTFASAEDAIAEVVSWVALIIGPIVAIGVFLFVHVLPEKIAEKRNHPQAQAIKVLCFLSLLFGGLLWPLAWLWAYTKPVFYKMAYGTDQGDYHETTIKEFKESKEKQQQTPPPADPQL